In Tautonia rosea, the genomic window GTGTCCTGCGATTGAATGGCCTCGGCCTGGTCGGCATCGTGCAACGGCTGGCTCGGTCAGGCGAACCGCGATGACGGCCCCGGGCTTCGCACCTTTCGAGACGTCTTTCGATGCTCACCGGCAACCTTGTCCGCGTCCGGGTCTCCAAGAATCGGGTCATCCCGCAGTATCTGGACCGCGACAACAGCTACTGGCTGGAGGTGGCCGAGAGTCTCCTGCTCATTTTTCGCGAAGGGGTCGGGATGACCCGGGGCGAGATCGCCTCGGAGATCGAGGCGGTGATCGGCAAGGGAATGGCGTCGCTCGTTCACCAGGGGTTAGCAAAGGTCCTGGAAGATCGTGCCGAGTTTGAAGTGGTGGCTGATGTGCCGCCCGACCTGCTCCGCGAAAAGGTCTTCACCGCAGCGGCCGAGCAACGCAAGCAGCTTGCTCACTCGTCGAAACCAGGTCTCCGCGACCCGTTTCGACGCGACGAGGTGCTGGACCTCGTGAGTCGTGAGATGGGGATTTCCACCGATCAGGTTGTCGCGGGGATGTTCGCCGACCTGAAGGATGAGAACCGGCTCTTGACGTTTGGCGACCTCTCGGCGATCGCTCTGATCGATCGCTACAACGTCGCGCTGGCTCAGGCGGTCTTGCTGCGATCAGTTCACCTCGAAGCCAATGTACGAGGCGAGAAACCGGCTCGATATCGCCAATTGTTCCGATTCTTGAAATTTCATCGGTTGCTCTATCAGGTCAAGGGGTCGATGACGGGGGGGTATACGTTCTACCTGGACGGCCCCCTGAGCCTGTTCATGGCGACGAACCGCTACGGCTTGCAGATGGCCCTGTTTCTGCCTGCCTTGTTGCGTTGTGCGGATTTCCGGGTCGATGCCGAGCTGCGCTGGGGACCGAAGCGCCAGCCAAGGACGTTTCACCTGGAGGCATCGGACGGGCTCGTATCGCATTACCAGGAGAGCGGCGAGTACATCCCGAGCGAGATCAAGGCGTTTCTGGACCGCTTTCGCCAGGTCGCCCCCGACTGGGAGGTGACCGAAACGACTGAGCTGATTGATCTGGGACGCGAAGGCGTGTGGGTTCCTGACTACAAATTCGTCCATCTTCCAACGGGAACGGACGTGATCGTCGAGATTCTGGGGTTCTGGAAACGATCGGCGCTGGACCGGCTGCTCAGGGTATTGCCGCATCATGGACCACCGCGCTACCTGCTGGCGATCTCTGACTCGATGAAGGTGGACGAAGGGGCGGCCAAGGACCTTGAGGGGCCAGTCCTGCGGTTCAAGGAAATCCCGAACGCCCGTGAGATGCTTGCATTACTCAAGGGGTTTCTTCCAGGGACGCAGCCTCGTTCGCTGATTGATTGAAGGGATCGGGATGAAACTGGCCTGGGCGACGGACATCCACCTGAATTTCGTGTCTGAGGAGGAGACCGCTCGGTTTTGCGAGACCGTCGCGCGGACCGGAGCCGATCGACTTCTGATTACCGGAGACATCGCCGAGTCGCTCGATCTCGGGCCGTTCCTCGGGTTCATGGCCGACCGGCTTGGCAGGCCGATTGACTTCGTGCTCGGGAACCACGACTTCTACGGAGGGCGCATTTCGGAGGTCCGGGCGGCGATGGCCGAAACAACACGGACGATCCCAACCCTGAACTGGCTGCCGGAATCGGGGGTGATCAACCTCGGATCTGGCGTGGCGCTGATCGGTCACGATGGCTGGGGAGACGGTCGACTGGGAAACTTCGCCGGCTCGACCATCCGCTTGAACGATTATCGGCTCATTGGAGAGCTGGCCGGGCTCGATCAGGCAAGGCTCGGGCAAACCCTCGGTCTCCTGGGAGATGAGGCAGCCGCCCACATCCGACGCACCTTGCCCAAAGCCCTCAAACAGTACGAGATGATCCTGGTTGCCACACACGTTCCACCGTTCCGGGAGGCATGTGTCTTCAAGGGAAGGATCGCCAACGACGAATGGATACCGCACTTTAGCTGTGCGGCCGTTGGGAAGGTCCTGGCAGAGATCATGGCTGATCATCCCGATCAGCGCGTGCTGGTTCTCTGTGGGCATGTGCATTCGAGCGGGATGGCCACGATCCGCCCCAATCTGGTCGTGCTCACCGGATCGGCCGAATATCGGCGCCCGGACGTCTTTCGCGTGTTCAACGTGCCCGACGACCTGAACTTCGTGTTCCGGGAAGCAGGAGACCCGCCTTCCGGTTGAGGAAATTCTTCAGAGCACCACGCGTTTGGAGGGAACAGACTGGATGCAAGGAGCCGTGGAGTCATTTCCCCAAGAATTTGGTGTCGATGGTTGACAGGCGAGGACAATAAAGGTTAAACATCTAAGATGAGACTCCCGGCGCGGTTCGAGGAGAACCTGCTGGGGACATGGGCCGAACGGTTCCACGGGCACGGCTCGCCAGAAGAAAGGACCGATTCCTGATGCTGACGATCTTCGGGCGGAAATCGGGCGGCTACTGTGACGGAGTCAGCCGTCGAGGATTCCTGAAAATTGGAGGGCTGGCCTTTGGGTCGAGCCTCATCACCTTGCCGGAGATTCTCCGTGCCGAGGAAGCCGGGCGGTTGGCGGGCAAGCCGTCGAAGCGACACAAGGCGGTCATCAATATCTTCCTGGCGGGTGGTCCTCCGCACCAGGACATGTGGGATCTGAAGCCCGAGGCTCCCGAAGAGATCCGAGGTGAATTCAAGCCGATTGAAACCAATGTTCCCGGCATTTTCGTCGGCGAGTCATTCCCGAAGCTCGCGGGAATGATGGATCGAGCGGCTCTGATCCGGTCGGTCGTCGGTGCGACCGGGCGTCATGACCTGTACCAGTGCAATGCCGGCTATAAATTCGATGACCAGCAGGCCATTGGCGGCTGGCCGAGCATCGGCTCCTTTGTCAGCAAGATGCACGGTCCGGTCGATCCGGCAGTGCCCCCGTTCGTCGGTCTGGCCGAAACGACTCGGCACGTCCCCTGGAGTGACGCCGGTGAGGCTGGGTTCCTCGGACCGGCCTACGCTCCGTTCAAGCCCGACGGCTCGGCCTTGCAAAACATGACGCTCAACGGCATCACCTCCGAGCGGCTGGCCGATCGTCGCAGCCTGCTCCGCAGTTTCGATCAACTGCGTCGCGATGTCGATGCGACCGGTGCGCTCGAAGGGGTTGATTCGGCGACCTCGCTCGCCTTCGACGTGCTAAGCTCCAGCAAGCTGGTCGATGCACTCGACCTGACTAAAGAAGACCCCCGCGTCCGGGACAAGTACGGCGACGGCAAGCCGTACAAGTATCAGTACGATGGCGCGCCGACCTGCAACGACCAGTTGCTGATGGCTCGTCGCCTCGTTGAGGCGGGGGTGCGCTGCGTGACCCTCAGCTACGGCCGATGGGACAGCCACGGGGCAAACTTCGACCTTGTTCGAGACCACGGCGCGAAGCTCGACCAGTGCCTCTCGGCGCTGGTCGAGGATCTGGAAGTGCGCGGGATGCTCGACGACACGGTGGTCATTGCCTGGGGCGAATTCGGCCGCACGCCGAAGATCAATGCGCAGGCTGGCCGGGACCACTGGCCGCAGGTCGGAGCTGCCTGGATCGCGGGCGGTGGGCTGAAGACCGGGCAGGTCATCGGTGCGACCAACCGGCTGGGTGAGCAGGCGGTCGAACGGCCTGTCCACTTCAAGGAAGTGCTCGCAACGCTGTACCACTGCCTTGGTATCGACGTGGATCGCGATACGGTGATCGACCCAGCGGGTCGGCCTCAGTATCCTGTCGATATGCCTGCCATCCGAGAGCTGATTTGAGCACGCTCTGAAAGCTCTGCTCAGCGAATAACCTCCGATCACACGAGACGAGTCGGCGAGCCCCTGGGGCTGCCGACTCGTTTTTTTTTCGAGTGTGAGGCGTTACCTGGCACCCCAGACGGCAATCATCACAGGAACAAGGAGACATGGCGTAAGCGGAGCACCAGACTGATCGTTCGCAAAATCCGGAGCCAGAGAGATGGAACCTCTCCGATCGCCTCGCAACCGCAAAGAATGGATCGATGAGATCAACTCCGTTCCCGTGACCACAAACGAGCGACTGGGACCGATTCTGTCGGGGCTGGGACTGGTCGGGTGGGTGCTGGTTGGCCTGATCTTGAGACTCATCTGGTCGAGTTATGATCAGGCAACGGACATTCTGCTCCTTCAACTCGTGACGAGCAGTCTTGCCTCGGTCCTGGTGCTGTTTGCAGGGGGAGCCGCGAGCGTGACCCTTTCGCTGGTTGGTGGGCTGATCTGTGGGACTCAACTCTTCGTCCGACACGTTGTGGACCACTGGACAATTATCGGCGTGGTTACGTCGATGATCGGTCTTTCGCCGATCGTGATTCTCGGGCTCAAGCTTCTCGGCGGGTGATTGGCGGCAAACGAAACGGCCTGCACCGCTGGGATCATCTCCCGGACCAATGGCCTGGTGATGCGGGCAGACCCTCCCGCAAGGCAAACGCGTCGGTTAGGATCGGACCGTCCGAGGCGGTTTCTGTTCGCAGCAACAGCGATGATCACCCAAGCCAGGGAGCTTTCGACAATGATCAGCCCGAATCCGTCCCGCCGATCATTTCTCAAAGTTGCAGGAGCCGCCGGTCTTTCCGCCGCGGCCGGAAGCGTCGCCCTTGGTCGGGACGACCAGTCGAGCAAGGAACGTCCCGTGGTCGGGACGGGGTCGCATCAATACGAGTGCATCCACGGCTGGGGAGAGGTTCCCGATCATATCAATTGGTTTGAAACCCATGGGGTTGCGGTGGATCGAGATGGCTTGATCTACATCACCCATCGGGCGGGAGGGGATCGGGCGTCTTCTCCCGAAATGGCGCAGGATACGATTGTCGTCTTCGATCCGGACGGAAAATTTGTCCGGTCGTTCGGGAAGGAATACCACGGCGGAGGCCATGGCATCGACATTCGTGAGGAAGACGGCCAGGAATACCTTTACCTTGCCTTTATGTTCCCGATCAACCTCGTCGTGAAGACGGACTTGAAGGGAGAGGTGGTCTGGGTCAAGGAAAAGCCCGAGGAGCCGGGTGTCTATGCCGATCCCGAGGCCCGGTTCAGCCCGACGAACGTGGCGTTCGCGCCGGACGGTGGCTTCTACGTCGGTGATGGCTATGGATCGAATTACATTCATCAATACGACAAGAAGGGTGAGTGGGTTCGGACGTGGGGCGGCACCGGTGAGGAAGCGGGAAAGATGCGCACCCCTCACGGCCTCTGGTTCGACGACCGTCCGGGGCGAGAGCCGGAATTGGTTGTGGCCGACCGTGCCAATGCGCGGCTCCAGTATTTCTCTCCCGAGGGGGAATTCCAGTCGATCCTCGATGAGGTCAGCTTCCCGGCTCACTTTGACATTCAAGGGGATTTGTTGCTGGTGCCCGATCTGCATGCTCGGGTCAGCCTGTTCGATCGTGAGAACAACGTAATCAGCCACCTGGGATACGACCCTGACTGGACCGCCGAGGTGCTCGACGGCTTTACGGTCCGCACCGAGCCAAATCGCTGGCGCCCGGGCCGCTTCGTCCACCCGCATGACGCCTGCTTCGACGCCGAGGGGAACATTTTCGTCGCGGAATGGGTCCGCACCGGGCGGGTTTCCAAGCTGCGTCGACTCTCCTGAACGCGTTGCGGTTGCTCCGCTTGCAACGAAGGCCGGTCCGGCCCCGCGCCGGGATCGGCCTTCTTGACCGAAGGAATTCATTGACACCATGGGCGACCTGGTTGAGACTGAGAATCAAGGTCCCACCAAGGAGCGCCAAACACACATGGGTCAGAATCGATGAATTCGCTGAATCGTCGCGGGTTTACCCTGATCGAGCTGCTGGTGGTCATCGTGATCATCGGCGTGCTGATCGCAATGCTCTTGCCCGCCGTGCAGGCGGCCCGGGAGGCCGCGAGGCGGATGCAGTGCACCAACAACCTGAAGCAACTTGGCCTGGCATTGCACAACTACGAGGGGACCCTCGGTGCTTTGCCGCCGACGCTGGTGATGACCGGGACGAGCCCGACCAGCATCACCTGGACCAACAGCATCGGCGCGCACTCGCGCATCCTGCCCTTCGCCGAGCAGGGCCCGATCTTCGAGGCGATCAATTTCGACATCGAGATGTATTCCCCCGCGAATCGGACCGCCACGTCAACGCGGATCGCCCTGTTCGTCTGCCCAAGCGAGACGGACCAGACGTTCGTCCACGAGCGCGGCGGCGAGATGAGCGTCTGCAATTACGGCTTCTGCCAGGGGGATTGGTTCAACTGGGCCGGCCCGGGCAGCACGCGGAAGAACCGCTCGGCGTTCGGCCCGAACCAGTCGCGCCGATGGTCGGAGTTCCGGGACGGCCTGAGCCAAACGCTGCTCATGTCGGAGGGGAAGGCCTACCAGGCGTACTACCGCGACTGCTCCTCGCGGATGTTGCAGAACATCTCCGGGCCCGACGACATCCCGCCCCCCGACGCCGATCCCTATACGGTCGCGCCGGAGTACCGAGGGGCGGGGGGCTGTGCGGCCCGCTTCGAGGGGCATTCCGAATGGCCCGAATCGGGCGTCCATCACGCCGGGTTCACGACCGCCTGGCCGCCAAACAAGCAGATCCGGGGCGGACCGAACAACGAGCACGAGGACCTTGATCTGAACAGCTTCCGGGAGAAGATGGGCGGCCCCTCCTACGCGGCCATCACCTCGCGGAGTTACCACCCCGGCGGGGTGAACTCCCTGTTCGCCGATGGGAGCGTGCGGTTCGTCAAGGAGACGATCAACGGCTTCACGTGGCGTGCCCTCGGCTCGGTCGCCGGTGGTGAAGTCGTCTCGGCGGATTCCTACTGAGGAGTGAGGTGCATGCACATCAGGACGACGACCCGGACCCTCCGCGAGGCGCTCTTGCTCGCGGCATTCGCGGGGCTTTGCGGTTGCGGCGGATTGACACCCGAGGGAGATTCTGACCGGGTGGTGATCTACGCCGCGCTCGACGAGGAATTCTCGAAGCCGATCCTCGAGGAATACGAGGCGGAGACGGGGGTCCGGGTCGATGCGAAATACGACGTCGAGAGCACGAAGACGGTCGGCCTCACCAACGCGATCATCGCCGAGGCCGACCGCCCCCGGGCCGACCTGTTCTGGAACAACGAGATCCTCAACACGCTCCGGCTCCATCGCCTCGGCCTGCTCGAATCGTTCGCCCCGGAGCACGCCGACGCCATCCCCGACCAGTACAAGGCCGACGACGGGACCTGGTACGGGTTTGCCGCGCGGGCCCGGGTCCTGATCGTGAACACGGACCTCGTGCCCGAATCGGATCGGCCGACCAGCATTCTTGACCTTGCCGATCCGAGGTGGAAGGGGAAGGCTGCCATCGCCAAGCCGCTCTTCGGCACCACCGCCTCGCACGCCGCCTGCCTGTTCGAGGCCTGGGGCGATGAGAAGGCGAAGCAGTATTTCCGCGACTTGAAGGCCAATGAGGTGGCGATCCCTTCCGGGAACAAGCAGGTGGCGCAGGATGTCGCCTCCGGCCGGTTTGCCTTCGGCCTGACCGACACGGACGACGCGATGGTGATGATCGAGCGACTTGGGGCCCCGGTCGCGATCGTCTACCCGGATCAGGACGAGGGCGGGCTCGGGACGCTCTTCATCCCGAACACGCTGGCGAGGATCAAGGGGTCGCCCCACGCCCCGGCCGCGGACGAGCTGGCGAGCGCGATCATCAGCCCGAAGGTCGAGGCCGCGCTCGCCGCGGGGCCGAGCGCCCAGATCCCGCTCCTCGAAACTACCGACGCCTCGGCCCGCGTCGAGACACCGAGGAGCATCAAGGCCATGACCGTCGACTTTGAGGCGGCGGCTGCTCGCTGGGATGAGGTGGCCCAATTCATCCGAGAGGAATTCGCCACCGATTAGACCCAGGTGATTGGCCCGCGAATTGCTCTGGATGGGAGAGCAAGATGTCTCGACTTCCCCCACCGGAGACCCGATCGTGTTTCGCCTGACTCAGGCTCAACCTGATGGGCAGGGCCTGGTGTTCGCCTCGCAAGGCTACGGTCCCTTGCTGCAGCGCGAATACGTTGCCGTGATCGAGGGATCAGACTGCTCGCCCGAGGAGGTCGCCGATCGGGTCCGGACCGACTTTGTGACGTTTGCACCGAGGGAGACGGCCCGTTTCAAGTGCCGATCGCACGAGGAAGGCGAACCTTTGAAGGTGGGCGATGTGCTCGACATCACGCTTTCCCTTGTGGGCGCGTGCCGCGTCAAGGTCGTCCACGTCGACGATCGCAGCCTCACGTTACGGACAATGGAAGGTCATCCCGAAGTGGGCAGGATCACGTTCGTCGCTGATCGAGACGATCAGGGGCGGCAGCGATTCGGCATTATGAGCCGAACCCGGGCAAACGGCCTCACAAACTTTGCCGGGTTCTTGCTGATGGGCAAGCAGATGCAGGCACGTTGCTGGATCAATTTCATCGGCAATCTGGCCGAGGCATGCAACGGGCGAGTGCTTGGTGCTGTCAAGGTCCGCACGAGAGCCGTGGAGGAGACTCCCGCCGATCGCCCTGGTGGTCCGGATGAGCCGACCTGTTCCACCAGGGTCGAGGGTCATTAACATGGCGCAGCCGCACGCGCCCTGGCCCTGGCGATTCGGCCGGGGCTGGTCGGAGTCTGAGTTGCGAACAATGCTCAGCGAACTGGCTCACCGACCAGTGAATTTCGACAGTCCGCCTGAGCAGATGACTGTCGATCATGGGTGGACAGTCGACGGCTCACACGACAGCCTAGGTTTCGAACCCGAAGGCCCCCCCCTGCCCAGGAGCCTGTATGCTCGTGCTCGGGAGGGACTACTCCATTATGATTTCTCGGACCCGTCGATCGTGGAAGGGCACTTTGACCCGGAGGTCAACCCGTTGGGTCGAGATATGTTGCTGGAACTGAAAGTCCTTGGTTTCCGGTTTCTCGGAGGCTGCCGGGTCACTCATCTTCGAGAGGAAACTGATGAGGGAATCACTGCCTTCGGGTTTCGCTACGACACCCTGGCCGGACACATCGAGCGTGGCTTTGAGTGGTTTTTGCTTACCAAGGATCATCAGACTGGCGAGGTCCACTTCCGGATCGAAGCTCACTGGAAACTCGGTGATTTCCCGAACTGGTGGAGCCGGCTCGGATTCCGGATTCTTGGCGAACGATATCGCCATCGCTGGCGACTTCGGGCTCCGGATCGGCTTCGAACGCTCGCAAAATACTCGGGTTCCCCATCGCACTTCGAGGCGGGAATGCTCGCCCATCGAGGCAATCTAGCCCCGCGACGCAGCTCAGATTGATCATTTGAGTGACAAAGAAGCACAGATGACGGAGGAGCCAGGAAGAGGCTCCCCCGAGCGTCACTCGTCAACGCACAGTCACACTATTGTGAGCCGTGAAGCTTGACCATTTTGTTATAAACACCCATAAGCATAATCGTCGAGGGCCATAGTCCGACGAAAAGCGCGGCATTGCGGTGCCCAGCAAGACGAAGGCCGAGCGACAGCCCAACCGCACCAAAGGCAGTGGCAAGGTAGACCCCAGACGGAACCATGCTGGTGTAATGTTCGATCGCCTTGGTCAGATAACCCTCTTCATGCTGATGGGCATGAACACTCATCTCGAATTCAGCGCGAGGTGCGACCATGTTTTCGGGACCTCCAGCAACGAGAGAAATGGACTCAAGTAGACCAAAGACTTGTGAGCAATCCTGGTGCCATGATCACGAGGATTGATCACCCTGGCCCAATGTTTTTGGAGAAGGCAAGGGACGGGATTTGAGGCGATCAATGTCTGCAGCAGTCGGTTCCTGAGCGTCGCGTAGCGCATAGGCGCGACTCCGAGCTCGTTCCCAGTCGCCGGCCCGACCGGCTGTGACGATCGCGTCAAACGCAGCCTCCTCGGCACCGCGAAGTGCCCCTTGAGCACGGAGTGCGTCGATTTCTTCGGCCAGTGATTCGAGCAACACGGGATCGCTCACCGATGTTGCGGTCGCGAGGCGAAGAATCAGTTCTCGATGCTCCGGTTCGACCTGTGGAGGAGCGCACCCTCCCGCAAGCAGCACAAGCGCAATCAATGTAACGGTGGCGATCGTTCCCGGTTGGGTCTGTATGGGAGAGACCCAGCAGGAATCGCACTCAGAATTCGTCGGCACTGACGACCTCCCCTCCTCGGATGGTGGCCATTGCCGCCCAGGCACGTTGATTACAGGTTTCCTTGACGAACCGCACACTCCCATCACCAAACAAGATATTGCATCCACCGGGATGCTCAGCGTACATCTGGCAGACGTGTGCAGAACGGGCATTCGGCGGGTGAATGACAAGATCCTCTCCCACCGAGGGCCCGCTGTGGGACAGGACCAGCGTGGCGGCGTAGTCACAATCGGAGAAGGCAAACTGAGGGGTTGGGCAGACCACTGCACCAGGGACCACGCCCACCCAGGTTTTGTCACTCAGGATGGACGAGTGCTCACCCATGAAGGTGGTATAGGAAAGACCGTCGCGAATGTCAGCAATCGTGGTTTTCGAGTTGCGGAAGAAGGGGCCATCGGCAACACGGCGCTGGTCCTCGATGGTATAGCCCCAGGCCTCATCACGGCCGGAATTGAGGACGTAGTGCGATCGTGAAAACCGAGCCAGAACCGCGCCGGGCTGGTCGAGCACGTCGAACTGTCGACTCGTGTCACTGACCGATGGACAGAGAAAGGTGTCGAGCGAGGTCGTCGTGCCGGTGAGATTCTCCGGAAAATGACAGGGGAGGTCGACATTCAAGGCCTGAGCAAGCGGTTGCTGCTCCATGAATGCGAGCAAGGTCGTTCCATACCCCCATCCGGGTCCGGTATCGAGCGTGGCGGGATCAGGAACGCCATGAACCCCTCCGCCTCCGGGAAGTGTTAGATAGCCCGGCGGAAAACATCCAAAGGCCGACTCGTAATGATGCATTCCGAGTCCGATTTGCTTGAGGTTGTTCG contains:
- a CDS encoding extracellular solute-binding protein, with product MHIRTTTRTLREALLLAAFAGLCGCGGLTPEGDSDRVVIYAALDEEFSKPILEEYEAETGVRVDAKYDVESTKTVGLTNAIIAEADRPRADLFWNNEILNTLRLHRLGLLESFAPEHADAIPDQYKADDGTWYGFAARARVLIVNTDLVPESDRPTSILDLADPRWKGKAAIAKPLFGTTASHAACLFEAWGDEKAKQYFRDLKANEVAIPSGNKQVAQDVASGRFAFGLTDTDDAMVMIERLGAPVAIVYPDQDEGGLGTLFIPNTLARIKGSPHAPAADELASAIISPKVEAALAAGPSAQIPLLETTDASARVETPRSIKAMTVDFEAAAARWDEVAQFIREEFATD
- a CDS encoding DUF790 family protein: MLTGNLVRVRVSKNRVIPQYLDRDNSYWLEVAESLLLIFREGVGMTRGEIASEIEAVIGKGMASLVHQGLAKVLEDRAEFEVVADVPPDLLREKVFTAAAEQRKQLAHSSKPGLRDPFRRDEVLDLVSREMGISTDQVVAGMFADLKDENRLLTFGDLSAIALIDRYNVALAQAVLLRSVHLEANVRGEKPARYRQLFRFLKFHRLLYQVKGSMTGGYTFYLDGPLSLFMATNRYGLQMALFLPALLRCADFRVDAELRWGPKRQPRTFHLEASDGLVSHYQESGEYIPSEIKAFLDRFRQVAPDWEVTETTELIDLGREGVWVPDYKFVHLPTGTDVIVEILGFWKRSALDRLLRVLPHHGPPRYLLAISDSMKVDEGAAKDLEGPVLRFKEIPNAREMLALLKGFLPGTQPRSLID
- a CDS encoding DUF1990 family protein; translated protein: MFRLTQAQPDGQGLVFASQGYGPLLQREYVAVIEGSDCSPEEVADRVRTDFVTFAPRETARFKCRSHEEGEPLKVGDVLDITLSLVGACRVKVVHVDDRSLTLRTMEGHPEVGRITFVADRDDQGRQRFGIMSRTRANGLTNFAGFLLMGKQMQARCWINFIGNLAEACNGRVLGAVKVRTRAVEETPADRPGGPDEPTCSTRVEGH
- a CDS encoding DUF1559 domain-containing protein encodes the protein MNSLNRRGFTLIELLVVIVIIGVLIAMLLPAVQAAREAARRMQCTNNLKQLGLALHNYEGTLGALPPTLVMTGTSPTSITWTNSIGAHSRILPFAEQGPIFEAINFDIEMYSPANRTATSTRIALFVCPSETDQTFVHERGGEMSVCNYGFCQGDWFNWAGPGSTRKNRSAFGPNQSRRWSEFRDGLSQTLLMSEGKAYQAYYRDCSSRMLQNISGPDDIPPPDADPYTVAPEYRGAGGCAARFEGHSEWPESGVHHAGFTTAWPPNKQIRGGPNNEHEDLDLNSFREKMGGPSYAAITSRSYHPGGVNSLFADGSVRFVKETINGFTWRALGSVAGGEVVSADSY
- a CDS encoding DUF1501 domain-containing protein encodes the protein MLTIFGRKSGGYCDGVSRRGFLKIGGLAFGSSLITLPEILRAEEAGRLAGKPSKRHKAVINIFLAGGPPHQDMWDLKPEAPEEIRGEFKPIETNVPGIFVGESFPKLAGMMDRAALIRSVVGATGRHDLYQCNAGYKFDDQQAIGGWPSIGSFVSKMHGPVDPAVPPFVGLAETTRHVPWSDAGEAGFLGPAYAPFKPDGSALQNMTLNGITSERLADRRSLLRSFDQLRRDVDATGALEGVDSATSLAFDVLSSSKLVDALDLTKEDPRVRDKYGDGKPYKYQYDGAPTCNDQLLMARRLVEAGVRCVTLSYGRWDSHGANFDLVRDHGAKLDQCLSALVEDLEVRGMLDDTVVIAWGEFGRTPKINAQAGRDHWPQVGAAWIAGGGLKTGQVIGATNRLGEQAVERPVHFKEVLATLYHCLGIDVDRDTVIDPAGRPQYPVDMPAIRELI
- a CDS encoding twin-arginine translocation signal domain-containing protein is translated as MISPNPSRRSFLKVAGAAGLSAAAGSVALGRDDQSSKERPVVGTGSHQYECIHGWGEVPDHINWFETHGVAVDRDGLIYITHRAGGDRASSPEMAQDTIVVFDPDGKFVRSFGKEYHGGGHGIDIREEDGQEYLYLAFMFPINLVVKTDLKGEVVWVKEKPEEPGVYADPEARFSPTNVAFAPDGGFYVGDGYGSNYIHQYDKKGEWVRTWGGTGEEAGKMRTPHGLWFDDRPGREPELVVADRANARLQYFSPEGEFQSILDEVSFPAHFDIQGDLLLVPDLHARVSLFDRENNVISHLGYDPDWTAEVLDGFTVRTEPNRWRPGRFVHPHDACFDAEGNIFVAEWVRTGRVSKLRRLS
- a CDS encoding DUF1990 family protein: MAQPHAPWPWRFGRGWSESELRTMLSELAHRPVNFDSPPEQMTVDHGWTVDGSHDSLGFEPEGPPLPRSLYARAREGLLHYDFSDPSIVEGHFDPEVNPLGRDMLLELKVLGFRFLGGCRVTHLREETDEGITAFGFRYDTLAGHIERGFEWFLLTKDHQTGEVHFRIEAHWKLGDFPNWWSRLGFRILGERYRHRWRLRAPDRLRTLAKYSGSPSHFEAGMLAHRGNLAPRRSSD
- a CDS encoding DUF1559 family PulG-like putative transporter translates to MNALRRRGVMGLQEPVTRSGFTLIELLVVIAIIGILIALLLPAVQSAREAARRAQCTNNLKQIGLGMHHYESAFGCFPPGYLTLPGGGGVHGVPDPATLDTGPGWGYGTTLLAFMEQQPLAQALNVDLPCHFPENLTGTTTSLDTFLCPSVSDTSRQFDVLDQPGAVLARFSRSHYVLNSGRDEAWGYTIEDQRRVADGPFFRNSKTTIADIRDGLSYTTFMGEHSSILSDKTWVGVVPGAVVCPTPQFAFSDCDYAATLVLSHSGPSVGEDLVIHPPNARSAHVCQMYAEHPGGCNILFGDGSVRFVKETCNQRAWAAMATIRGGEVVSADEF
- a CDS encoding metallophosphoesterase family protein; the protein is MKLAWATDIHLNFVSEEETARFCETVARTGADRLLITGDIAESLDLGPFLGFMADRLGRPIDFVLGNHDFYGGRISEVRAAMAETTRTIPTLNWLPESGVINLGSGVALIGHDGWGDGRLGNFAGSTIRLNDYRLIGELAGLDQARLGQTLGLLGDEAAAHIRRTLPKALKQYEMILVATHVPPFREACVFKGRIANDEWIPHFSCAAVGKVLAEIMADHPDQRVLVLCGHVHSSGMATIRPNLVVLTGSAEYRRPDVFRVFNVPDDLNFVFREAGDPPSG